Genomic segment of Pongo pygmaeus isolate AG05252 chromosome 1, NHGRI_mPonPyg2-v2.0_pri, whole genome shotgun sequence:
GGGACACTGTCAAGCTCTCCGGGTAGGAGTATGGCTCTGCCTTTAACAATCCTCACTGTCTAACTTCCACCCCTTGTGCTGTTGAGGAAGCATCTTTTGGTTTGCCTACTGGGTGGGTAAGTCTGGGACCTGCAACACAGAGCTCTAGAAAGGGGCCCTGAATTGGCAAATTTGGGTTGGGGGCAGCTGGCTCCGATGTTGGTCATCAGGGGGAGCCTCGTCCAGCAAGCAGCCAGGCCCAGGCCTACTTACTTCCCCAGTGGAGTTGATGAGAGCCGTGCGCAGGCTGTTCCCGCAGCCCCAGGTGTTCTGTGCCTTCCACACCAGGTCAGTAGGGGGGCTATGGGTGGCCCCAGCTCCTGCAGCCCAGATCTGGAGAGGAGAAAAGGACACTTACCCCAGCGCTCCCATCGCCACCCAAGGCCTCCCCAGAGTCCCAAGCGCCCTGCCACTCACCGTCACCACCTGCCCAGCCTTCAGGGTGAACTTTGGTGGGAAGCGGTAAGTCAGCAAGGGATCATCTCCATTCTGGCGCTTGATCTGCCAATTGCCCATGGACTGGTCCTGCCGGGAAGATAGAGAAGAGGAAGGTGGGGGAGGCTCACCCAGGCTCTTGGGTGTATCTTGCTCAAAGGCTCAGCCCTCTGCCCGCCTGCAATTGAGGCCTCTCCTTCCATCTACACCCACCCCTGTCACTGCCCTTCCCCCTGGGGATAATAGCCATGATCTGTGGACACATACGCAGCACCAGGCACACGGATACCTTATCTTTCATCTTCCCGACAACTCAAAGACTTAGGGATCATTATTCGTCcccattttacggatgaggaaactgatgctctGAGAGGTTAAATAACCTGCTCAAGGTCTCACAGCCAAAGAGTCCAGGAGCCAGGCCTGGAACTAGAGTGTGGAAGAGATATACAGGCTCACCCTGGTCCACCCTCTGAGGGCAAGGATGTTCCTCTCTCCACATGCCATCCCTCTGTCTTGCCACTCTCTCCCTGATGCAGCTGTATCCCCTTAGACCCTGACCAGGAGCCTACCTCATTGGACTTGTTGCGCAGCCGGACAAACTTGCCCTCCTCGTCCACCTCCTCCACGGCCACACGCCCGCTAGTGCGTGCGTGCTGTGAGAAGCTGCTGCGGCTCTCGGTGGACTCCAGCTTGCGCTTTTTGGTGACGCTGCCCCCACTCTGTGTCTGGGATGAGTGGGAGGAAGCACGGCCACGGCTGCGCTGCgaggtggggctgggggacaGGCGTAGCCTGGGGAAAGGGAGACCAAGTGGGGGTCTAGTCAAGGCCAGTCGCCGGCCAGAGGACACTGCCCTCACCTCCCCAACGTCTCCCCAGCCCACCTCTCCTCCTCGCCCTCCAGGAGCTTGCGGTAGGCGTGGATCTCCATGTCCAGGGCTAGCTTGATGTCCAGAAGCTCCTGGTACTCGTCCAGCTGCTGCTGCATCCTTGCCCGCATCTCGGCCATCTCCCGCTCCTTTTCCGCTAGCAGCCGCCGGCTGGTGTCCCGCTCACGGGCCAGTGAGTCCTCCAGGTCTCGAAGCTTCGCCTCCTTGGCTGCCAGCTGCAGTGGGGTGGGAAGGTTTGGTGAGCTCCCAAGGGCCCGAAGTATGGGGAAGGAGGGACGTGGGTTGGTGTAGGAGACACCTGGCTACTCTCTCCAGGATTTGCAATCAGAGGCTTCCCCAGAGCCCTCATCAGAGCCAGCTCTGAACATCACAAGCTCTAAACATAGTCTTGGCTGGCAACTGGGAAGTCCTTCCCCTTGTCTAACTGAAACCTCGTTCTAAGGCTAGACTCTTTTTCTCCTGTCACAAATGGCACAGCCAGCTAGAAAAATACTGACGCTTTTAATACCTCACATTGCAGAGTCTTATGGCAACTCTGAGTTAGGGAGATTAAGAACAGCCTCCATTTTCGAATGGGAAAATCAAAGCCCTGAGAAGTGAAGGTGAGGTAAGAGTGAACAGAAACAGCACACAGGCCATCTGACTCCACATCCTGCGACCCTTCTTTGTGGTTCTGGGGACACTTTTCATCCCTCTCCTCCTCAGGAACCTCCCAACCCAACCCCAGGCTTCCAGCCTGCATCCTGCCCAGACTCTAGGCCCCTGGAgggaggggtgaggtggggtatCACCTGCTTCTGGAGCTGGCTGAGCTGGGCGGAGAGGCTGTCGATGCGGATGCGCGACTGCTGCAGCTCCTCGTGGGCGGCCCCCACCAGGTTGCTGTTCCTCTCAGCAGACTGCCTGGCATTGTCCAGCTGGAGGGGAGGACAAAGGGTTAGGACTGTGGTGACCGGGAGGGGTGGAGGCACAGGCCTGAGTTGGGCATCACTGCTACAGCCTCAGGTCCTGGGCCACCCTGAGCTCCCTGCCACCATCTGCCTGATCCCCCCAAGGCATAGCCCAGCGTGGGCAAGGGTAGGGCTGCCAAGGGCAGAGGCAGTGAGGGAACCAGGCGAGAGCAAGCACCTTGGCAGAATAAGTCTTCTCCAGCTCCTTCTTATACTGCTCCACCTGGTCCTCATGCTGGGCCCGCAGTTCCTGCAGGGCATCCGCCAGCCGGCTCTCAAACTCACGCTGCTTCCCATTGTCAATCTCCACCAGTCGGGTCTCATGACGGCGCTTGGTCTCACGCAGCTCCTGGAAGGGTGGAGCAAGGACACAGAAACCAAAATCAGAATTAGTTCCTGGGAGGCCAAGACCCAGGGGCGGGGCTCCCTGCCCAGCCCTACTCCACGAGCCACTACTAGCCCCACTTTAACCTGGGAGCTGAGTGCTGGCCACCCCCAACTCCCTGTCCACTAGGACAAGGgactcaggaaggtgagctctGCACGCAGCTGGTCCCCCCAAGCCCAGCCCAAGTCTGTCATGACGCAGCTCCAGCCCTCTGGCCTGCAAAGCACAGTCCCCACCTCGCTGTAGATGTTCTTCTGGAAGTCCAGTTCCTCCTTCATGGTCTGCAGCCTGTTCTCAGCATCCACCCGCCGCAGCATCTCATCCTGAAGTTGCTTCTTGGCCTCACCCAGGGCTGCCTCAAGCTGTGAGGAAGCAGGCAGAGGTGAGGAAAAGGGGTCACAGAACACAAGGACTGGAAGGAAGCTGAGAGGTGGGCTGCTGCCCGTGCACCCCTTCATACATGTGGAAACAGGTCCAGGGAAGGAGGGCCTTGGATGCCTGCAGGGGTCAGGACATCTACTCACTCACTCTTGGTAGATACTGTGCTAAGAGAGAAAAGATATATctaatacaaaaaagtagccgggcatgatggtggtacacacctgtagtccccactactcaggaggctgaggcacgagaatcgtttgaatccaggaggtggaggttgcagtgagccaagatcgcactgttgcactccagcctgggcaacacagctagactctgtctcaaaaagaaaagatatatgcCCCCCAGCCACAGGACTCCCTTCTCTGGCACAGCATAACAACTGCTATAAAGGAGGTATGTGCAAAGTACTGAGGGGACACGAGAGAAGGAACCAAAGTATGCCTGGGGTATTTTTAGGGGGCTCTGGGAAGGCCTCCAAGAGGCTAAGACCCAAGGGACAGGCTAGCAGGGCCTACAGAGAGTTACTGTCACGACTTCAAGGGCAGAAACAAGCATGCACAGACACAGAGGTATGAAGGCATGCGTGTTCTGGGGTTTTTGGAAAGATCAGTACTGCTGAAGCCTGAAGTACGGGGTGGGAAGGGATGGGAGAGGTGGCTGGGTCAGTAGGCAGGGGCTGGTTCATGAAGAGATGCCCTTATCTGCCATGAAAAGAACCTGAGGATGTTGAGCAGGGGAGCACCGcacttagattttctttttttcttttcattctttttttcag
This window contains:
- the LMNA gene encoding lamin isoform X1; this encodes METPSQRRATRSGAQASSTPLSPTRITRLQEKEDLQELNDRLAVYIDRVRSLETENAGLRLRITESEEVVSREVSGIKAAYEAELGDARKTLDSVAKERARLQLELSKVREEFKELKARNTKKEGDLIAAQARLKDLEALLNSKEAALSTALSEKRTLEGELHDLRGQVAKLEAALGEAKKQLQDEMLRRVDAENRLQTMKEELDFQKNIYSEELRETKRRHETRLVEIDNGKQREFESRLADALQELRAQHEDQVEQYKKELEKTYSAKLDNARQSAERNSNLVGAAHEELQQSRIRIDSLSAQLSQLQKQLAAKEAKLRDLEDSLARERDTSRRLLAEKEREMAEMRARMQQQLDEYQELLDIKLALDMEIHAYRKLLEGEEERLRLSPSPTSQRSRGRASSHSSQTQSGGSVTKKRKLESTESRSSFSQHARTSGRVAVEEVDEEGKFVRLRNKSNEDQSMGNWQIKRQNGDDPLLTYRFPPKFTLKAGQVVTIWAAGAGATHSPPTDLVWKAQNTWGCGNSLRTALINSTGEEVAMRKLVRSVTVVEDDEDEDGDDLLHHHHGSHCSSSGDPAEYNLRSRTVLCGTCGQPADKASASGSGAHVGGPISSGSSASSVTVTRSYRSVGGSGGGSFGDNLVTRSYLLGNSSPRTQVSCLCFVSKSCRRVPGHRGVGQGGLAGGRACLLFRSPGEWEPPPHSLSPRQLTSASCASCLSPRLEGRGRAGV
- the LMNA gene encoding lamin isoform X4, yielding METPSQRRATRSGAQASSTPLSPTRITRLQEKEDLQELNDRLAVYIDRVRSLETENAGLRLRITESEEVVSREVSGIKAAYEAELGDARKTLDSVAKERARLQLELSKVREEFKELKARNTKKEGDLIAAQARLKDLEALLNSKEAALSTALSEKRTLEGELHDLRGQVAKLEAALGEAKKQLQDEMLRRVDAENRLQTMKEELDFQKNIYSEELRETKRRHETRLVEIDNGKQREFESRLADALQELRAQHEDQVEQYKKELEKTYSAKLDNARQSAERNSNLVGAAHEELQQSRIRIDSLSAQLSQLQKQLAAKEAKLRDLEDSLARERDTSRRLLAEKEREMAEMRARMQQQLDEYQELLDIKLALDMEIHAYRKLLEGEEERLRLSPSPTSQRSRGRASSHSSQTQSGGSVTKKRKLESTESRSSFSQHARTSGRVAVEEVDEEGKFVRLRNKSNEDQSMGNWQIKRQNGDDPLLTYRFPPKFTLKAGQVVTIWAAGAGATHSPPTDLVWKAQNTWGCGNSLRTALINSTGEEVAMRKLVRSVTVVEDDEDEDGDDLLHHHHGSHCSSSGDPAEYNLRSRTVLCGTCGQPADKASASGSGAHVGGPISSGSSASSVTVTRSYRSVGGSGGGSFGDNLVTRSYLLGNSSPRTQSPQNCSIIQEMGMRWEVEEGRRKVSLSCLP
- the LMNA gene encoding lamin isoform X5; translation: MRPDWWRLTMGSSVSLRAGWRMPCRNCGPSMRTRWSSIRRSWRRLILPSWTMPGSLLRGTATWWGPPTRSCSSRASASTASPPSSASSRSRALGSSPNLPTPLQLAAKEAKLRDLEDSLARERDTSRRLLAEKEREMAEMRARMQQQLDEYQELLDIKLALDMEIHAYRKLLEGEEERLRLSPSPTSQRSRGRASSHSSQTQSGGSVTKKRKLESTESRSSFSQHARTSGRVAVEEVDEEGKFVRLRNKSNEDQSMGNWQIKRQNGDDPLLTYRFPPKFTLKAGQVVTIWAAGAGATHSPPTDLVWKAQNTWGCGNSLRTALINSTGEEVAMRKLVRSVTVVEDDEDEDGDDLLHHHHGSHCSSSGDPAEYNLRSRTVLCGTCGQPADKASASGSGAHVGGPISSGSSASSVTVTRSYRSVGGSGGGSFGDNLVTRSYLLGNSSPRTQSPQNCSIIQEMGMRWEVEEGRRKVSLSCLP
- the LMNA gene encoding lamin isoform X3; the encoded protein is METPSQRRATRSGAQASSTPLSPTRITRLQEKEDLQELNDRLAVYIDRVRSLETENAGLRLRITESEEVVSREVSGIKAAYEAELGDARKTLDSVAKERARLQLELSKVREEFKELKARNTKKEGDLIAAQARLKDLEALLNSKEAALSTALSEKRTLEGELHDLRGQVAKLEAALGEAKKQLQDEMLRRVDAENRLQTMKEELDFQKNIYSEELRETKRRHETRLVEIDNGKQREFESRLADALQELRAQHEDQVEQYKKELEKTYSAKLDNARQSAERNSNLVGAAHEELQQSRIRIDSLSAQLSQLQKQLAAKEAKLRDLEDSLARERDTSRRLLAEKEREMAEMRARMQQQLDEYQELLDIKLALDMEIHAYRKLLEGEEERLRLSPSPTSQRSRGRASSHSSQTQSGGSVTKKRKLESTESRSSFSQHARTSGRVAVEEVDEEGKFVRLRNKSNEDQSMGNWQIKRQNGDDPLLTYRFPPKFTLKAGQVVTIWAAGAGATHSPPTDLVWKAQNTWGCGNSLRTALINSTGEEVAMRKLVRSVTVVEDDEDEDGDDLLHHHHVSGSRR
- the LMNA gene encoding lamin isoform X2 encodes the protein METPSQRRATRSGAQASSTPLSPTRITRLQEKEDLQELNDRLAVYIDRVRSLETENAGLRLRITESEEVVSREVSGIKAAYEAELGDARKTLDSVAKERARLQLELSKVREEFKELKARNTKKEGDLIAAQARLKDLEALLNSKEAALSTALSEKRTLEGELHDLRGQVAKLEAALGEAKKQLQDEMLRRVDAENRLQTMKEELDFQKNIYSEELRETKRRHETRLVEIDNGKQREFESRLADALQELRAQHEDQVEQYKKELEKTYSAKLDNARQSAERNSNLVGAAHEELQQSRIRIDSLSAQLSQLQKQLAAKEAKLRDLEDSLARERDTSRRLLAEKEREMAEMRARMQQQLDEYQELLDIKLALDMEIHAYRKLLEGEEERLRLSPSPTSQRSRGRASSHSSQTQSGGSVTKKRKLESTESRSSFSQHARTSGRVAVEEVDEEGKFVRLRNKSNEDQSMGNWQIKRQNGDDPLLTYRFPPKFTLKAGQVVTIWAAGAGATHSPPTDLVWKAQNTWGCGNSLRTALINSTGEEVAMRKLVRSVTVVEDDEDEDGDDLLHHHHGSHCSSSGDPAEYNLRSRTVLCGTCGQPADKASASGSGAHVGGPISSGSSASSVTVTRSYRSVGGSGGGSFGDNLVTRSYLLGNSSPRTQSPQNCSIM